TAGGCTTCGGTGCAGCCAATGAGTCAGAAGGAACTAAATTATCTGCTCTAAGCAATTCAACTAGTGCACAACGGAAATCAGAGGATGGAAGTAACACTGGACCAGGTAAAGGTGCTGGGTTAGATACAGATAACAACAGCACGGATTTCGTTGTGGGCCCCGTACTTGCTCCAAGAAACTCTGCTACACCAGCTATTGTGATTACCAAAAGTGCACAGCCTCTTGGGCAGAATATTCAATTCACTAATGAAGGTACAGTAGGTATGGTTACAGGAAATATTGCTTCCGTTACAGCGGACACCTATGTTTCCTTGTATCTAAATGATCCAAGTACCGGTACAGTTGCAGTTACGAATGCTGTTTATGCAGATGCGTCAGGGGCATTTAACAATTTAACCTTTGATAATACTGGCGGCAGTACGCAAGTATACCTTACAGCAAAGGATCTGGATAAAGCAGCAAGTAGCCCTGTTGTTATTCATTTAGCTGCGGCTAGTGCTGCGCTCAATCCGGATAAGCTTAACTATTATCTGGATTCAACTGGTGGAGGTAGAATTGTAGGTGCTGCAGGAGCTGCTGTTCCTAACTCAACAATCTACAGCTACAATAGCTCCACAAATGGAAACAGATACTCCAATACAGCGGATGGAAAAGATTATGTTGTTGCTGGAGCAGATGGATCGTTCACATTTACTTTTACAGGTGGTATGGATGATGTTTATGTATCACAGTTGACCGTAACCTCTAATGGTAGAAACTTGGAGGGCCCTCGAACTGTAGTTACTAAAGAAGACACATCGGTTATTACACCAATCAGCACGATACACACAAATGATAGTAACGGTAAATCGGATAAAATTAATCAAGTGTTTACGATTCAGGGTGTGGTTATAGGTAATAATGAATTGACCGCAAGTAACACCTTCTATATGCAAGATGCTACAGGAGGAATCGCTGTCTTTGGAACCCTTCCAACAGGGGTTACAGTTACACAAGGTGATTTAGTTACGGTTACAGGTGCGATTCAATTCTATAACGGCCTAACTGAAATAACTCCAACGAAAGTTGTGAAGAATGGAAAGGCCTCAATTCCTATCCCTACAGAATCTACTTTGTTAGATTTAATCAATTACACAAAGGCAGAACCACTGGAAGGTACATTAGTACAATTCACAGGAAAAATAACGAATATTCCAGCGATGGCTGGTAATGGATATAACATCACCGTTGCAGAAACTGTAACGAACAAAACGATTACGGTTCGTGTTACTACAGCTAGTGGAATAGATGTTGCAGCGAAGCTAGAGAAGGATTTGACCTACACATTTACTGGAATATTCAGTCAGTATGTGTCAGGGACTACTTTTAAAAGTGGATACCAGGTATTTCCTAGGTCCATCGAAGATGTTAAGGAAGTCAAAGAGCTTGCACTTACACATCAAGCAATTACACAGGCTTATGTTAATGCAGATATTCAATTTGCCGCTAAAGCTAAAAATGCTGATTCTGTAATGATTCACTACAGAACCATTGGCGGAGTATATGCTTCACTACCTATGAATTCTGCGGATGGCAGCAGCTACACAGCGCATTTGAATTCTAGCTTTGTTGCTTCAGGTAATAGCTTTGAGTATTACGTAGAAGCTAAGATGGGAGAAGTTACTAAGCAGTCGGGTACACCGGATGCACCCTTTAAAGTTTCTGTAGTTGAGGATACATTTGCACCTGAGTTTTTCGAAGAGACTCCAATGTCAGGTACGAAGATTGAAGATAGACAACCAGTTATTTCCGTAAAATATGATGAACCAAGCGGTCTGGATGCCTCCACTTTAGTGGTCAAGCTGGATGGAAATACTGTTCCGGCCAGCATTAGCGGAGATACTATCATGATTACTAATAGTAGTGAACTCGCGATTAGTGATCATACGGTTGTCGTGAATGTTAGTGATAACAAGCATAATGCGGGAACGTATAAGTGGACTTTTACAATTACACCTATCTTTACAGGCGGTAACCATTATCGTGGAACCACTCATAATCACACGAATATTTCACATGATGCTGCGGGTACTCCTGAAGACGCTTTGAAGGCAGCCGAAGCGCATAACTATGATTTCTTCGCTTTTTCAGACCATTCGCATGATATTGATGCGGCATTGGTAGGTACGGATACCGTTGATCATAAAGGTCAACCGGAACGTACGGGCGGAGAAGACTGGAAATTAACGAAGGATCTAGCGAAGCAATACACTAAGAATGATAGCTTTGTTGTATTCCCAGCGTTTGAAATGACTTCAACAACCTGGGGTCACTCCAACGTATTTGGAACCGATAATTTCATTGATCGTAAGCAGAATTCAGGTCAATATCAAGATTTGAGTAAGTATTATGCATGGGTTTTGACGTATGACGATATCGTGGCCCAGTTTAATCATCCCGATATGTCAGCGAATGCGTTTAATAACTTCGCGCCATATGATAAAAATGTTGATAAATTGTTCACCATGTTTGAAGTAGGGAATGGATCAGGTCACTATGGTTATGCAAATGCGGAGAGTAAATACTTCAAAGCATTGGATCTGGGATGGCATGTAGCCCCGACTTATGGTGAAGATAACCATGATGGCACATGGGGTCAGACCAATGCAAGAACAGTAATCGTATCCGATGATTTGTCGCAGGAATCATTGCTTCAGTCGATGCGCAATATGCGTGTATACATGAGTGAGGATCCAAACTTTACATTAGATGTTCTTGCGAATGGCAGTTACATGGGTGCAACTGTAAAGGGAAATACCCTTAATTTCTCCATCGCGGGGAAAGATGATGTTGCAGAAGATAAGAGCAAGCCTGAATATAGTTATCTCAGCAGTTCGTATAAATCAGACGATCGTGTTGCAAAGGTAGAATTGATCACTAATGGCAACAAAATTATCCAAACAACAAAACCAATGACTAAAGATTTCACTTGGAGTCCTTCTGTTGAAGTAACAGGCGGTCAACAATGGTTCGTTGTGAAGGTAACACAAATGGACGGAGAGCAAATTTATTCCGCTCCAATCTGGTCACAAGATGTAACTACAGATATTAAGATTAGCGGTATTAATATTGTAGGCAACAGCTTGGTTTCCGGTAGCCCGACTACCATGGAAGCGGGATTAACTAACCTTGGATCACAGGATCTAAGTAATCTTAATGTTCGTTTCTATTATGACGTTGTTGATACGACTCATTTAATCAATGGTGTTGTAGTGCCTTCTGTATTGTCCAAAGGTACAGCAACAGCACAAGTGTTATGGTCTAATCCTATTCAAGGCAATCATAAATTAATTGCAGTCGTTGATACCCCACCAGGTGACTCACCAGAGGATAATCAATTCGAGCTTGATGTTACGATTAAGGCTGCTTTAGGGATTAAGGTCATGATCGATGCCTCGCATAAGAATGAGAATACATCCACTGATGGCGGTACGTATAAGGATAATTTAAAAAGCTTCACCACGCAGCTTCGCCAGGAAGGCTACACTGTCGTTGAGAATACTGGTGCCATTACTGCTGCAACGTTAACGGACGTTAAAGTGCTAATGTTTACGCATCCTTCGGCTGCTGTTACAGATGCTGAAAGTGCAGTAATTGCTGATTTTGTAACGCATGGAGGTTCGTTGTTCTTAACGGAGAAAAGTAATAACGGTAGCTCAAAACCTACGATTAGTAATGAGTTATTACAGAAGATAGGATCTACGATCCAGGTGAGTAATGACGGTATTTTTGATACAAGTCCTGAGGGTAACTTCTGGTCTCAACCTGTGGGAACGAATACGTATACGGTTCGGCTACATCCAGGGTTAGTGAAAAACTATATTACGGACCGTGCATTGACGGTTGAGTATTATAGTGGAGCTAGCTTGGAGAAGGTGGGACATCTTCCACTAGTAGATACGGATAAAGTTACGATTCTTGTAAAAGGAAATGAAACGACATATCAAGATAAAATCGCTGCGGGCGGTAATGTGTATGATATTGTCGATGATGGTGTTGGAGGCTCTTCAATTCCTGCCATTGCTTCAGAAGAAGTAGGGGAAGGGCGAATTATTGTATCCGGTATGAACTTTGTGAATGATAAGCAGTTGGATGAATCCTATAATCCTAAAGGCAACAATGAACTTGGATTGAATTCTATCAATTGGCTAGCTCACAGAGACACGAAGATCGACACGATTGCTAGTCTTAAAACACTACCGGAGGGAGCAGCTGGTGTAGTGGAGGGGACAGTCGTTACTGGCTCAGATATTTTCTTCGATGCGTTCTATGTTCAAGATGCTACAGGGGGAATTATGGCCTTTAAAGAAGTCCCAGAGAAAAGTTTGGTTGAAGGGGATACAGTCAGAATCTATGGTAAGACGAAGCTGTTCGAGAATAACTATGAACTTGAATTTGATTCGTTCGCAATGGATGTAATTAAGACTGGACATACTGACCCGGTTCAGCCATTAGTAGTGACTACTTCACAAGCTAACTTGGAAAATAACCAAGGACTGTTAGTGAAGGTGAAAGGTAAGATTATTTCTCAGTTTGATGAGAACTCCTACGTTATTGATGATGGATCTGGCCCAATTCTGGTCTTTGCAGATGGATACATTGTGAAGCAAAGCGGCCCTGTTCCGGTACTGGCTGTTGGAGACACGTTGGTAGCCGTGGGGGTTACAGGCAAGAATACGGAAGGAACTCGTATCCGTGTACGGAACACGAAGGAACTGGCTAAAGGTACAGAAGATCCAACACCTACGGCAACAGTATCGCCAGAACCAACGGAATCACCGGTTGTGACGCCGATACCGACAGCAACGCCGACACCGACACCGATAGCAACGCCGACGCCGACAGCAACATCGACGGCAACACCGACGCCGACAGCGACATCGACGGCAACACCGACAGCAACGTCGACACCGACAGCGACACCGACAGCAACATCGACGGCAACGCCGACACCTGCACCGGTGGTAACACCATCGCCAACAGCAGATCCGACACCACCAGTTTCAGTGTCGACGGCAACGCCGACCCCGAAACCGACGGTAACACCAGTATCAACGGATCATTCGGCACAATTGGATAATGGTAAGATATCCGTGACAACTGAAGTGGGTAAGGATGGCGTTACCTACGATAAAGTATCTGTCGATGCCAATGCGCTCACTAAAGCACTTCAAGCGCATGCGCAAGCGGTTCTAGAACTTCAGGTTTCCGCGAATCCTATTAAAATCGAGCTGCCATTACAGGCATTTGCACCAACGGACGGTTCTAGACAAGGCTCTAGCCTAATGATTCAAAGTAACGGCTACTTCTATAATCTTCCTTCTAGTGTGATTCCTTCGGCAGAGCTGATCAGTAGTCTAGGTGTGGATATAAAAGATATCACCATCACTATAGTGATTTCTAAAGTGGATAATCAACAAGCCGGTCTTATTAATCAAGCAGCCAGCCAAAAGAATGGCAGCTTGCTAAGTCCAGCATTTAAGTTTGAAATTACCGCTGAAGGTAATGGAAAGACGGTTAAGATTAATAACTTTGGTGCGACTTATGTGTCCAGAGGAATAACGCTGGATACAGCCCTTGATCCACGAGTGAGTTCCGGTGTCCGTTTTGATGAAGCAAGTGGAGAGCTTGTATTCGTGCCAACTTACTTTACAGTAACAGGCAACAAAACTTTGGCAGACATGAAACGTAACGGAAACAGCATCTACACGCTCATTCACTCTGAGGTTACCTTTAATGATATTAAAGGTCATTGGGCACAGAGCGATATCGAGCTTCTTGCTTCTAAATTAATTGTTAAGGGTGAAACCTCTACACGTTTTGCACCTGGGCAGCAAATTACAAGAGCGGAGTTCGCAGCTTTACTTGTACGGTCACTTGGGCTGGATGCTCAAGGCACAGCTGTGAAGTTCAAGGATGTGAAGGTAAGTGATTGGTTCTATGGCGCTGTTGCTGCGGCCACAGATGCGAAGATTATAAATGGGTTTGAAGATAACAGCTTCCACCCATTAGCACCGATCAGCCGTGAAGAAATGGCAGTGATGACGCTTCGTGCACTGACCTATGCAGGTTATACTTCATCTGCATCGAATCCAAGTAATGTTTTAGCTTCTTATAAAGATAAAGGATCTATTGGAAGCTGGGCTGAAGCATCTGTCTCTGAATTAATCGCTAACCAGGTTATGAATGGGATGACAGAGACTACCTTCGCTCCTAAAGCGTTGGCCTCTCGTGCACAAGCGGTTAAGATTCTTAAACAATCTTTACAATCCATTAAATTTATTAACTAACTAATAAGGAACTAAAGAAAGAGCTACCTGAGATTATTCAGGTAGCTCTTTTTTAATGAATATCACCTGTACTTCCATTTTGCTTAGAAAGCTGGTAATAATTATAGTTTTCATTTTCAATTGTAATTTCATCAATTAAATCGAAGTCACATTTTTGTATGACTCTATTAGAGGGTGTATTGTGTACCAGAGCAATAGCGTTTAATACATCGGTAGATGTGTGCTCAAACAAATATCCAATTAATCCCTTGGCAGCTTGTGTGGTATATCCATTGCCACGGTGATCCTTAGATATGGCGTACATAATCTCTCTGTTCGGAGCGGGTAATTCATCCTTCATTCCTGTACAGCACCAACCAATAAACTCTCCTGTCTCTTTTAAAATAATGCCTAAACGAAGACGAAGCTCCCCGATGTTTCCATCCGCTGAGACTGCTTGTAGAAACTGTTGGTTTTCTTTTATTTCATAATTTATTAACCAATCTCGCCGTTGTTCTTTAGGAACATTCCAATCGGGCAGAAATTCTATGATTTCAGGCTGCATGGTAAGTGCGTGAAACTCGTCTAAATCCTCCACTCTAAACTCTCGTAACAGGATATCTTTGCATTCAATTGTAAAAATATCATGTTTTGTTGGCTCGAAACCTGCATGGTTATTCATATTCATCTCTCCTTCGTACATCCAAATTTATTTTATCATGAATAATAAGACCGATTTGGTAATCTTTGAGTATAAAAAATTGTTTTCTTTTATTTCACATAAATATTAATTGGTTAATATATTAATTGATTATAAAGTGTGTTATTATGTTTCGTATAAAGGGTAAATGACCCGCGAACGGGTCGGTTTTGTTGTAGTAATTAGTAGAATAGTTAGACTTTTATGATTTCTAATACAAAAGATGACAGGTGATCTTCTATGAACAATGACAACAGTAACAAATTTATTAATGGTAATTTGATAGCGCATTATAAGTTTGATAACCCCGATCATGTGGGTCAGGATTGCTCAGGAAATGGGAATGATGGAACCGCTTTAGGGACTAAACTGCCAATCATTCAGACTGTAGCAGGTAGAAGAGCTGTTTCGTTAGCGGGTGGAGAACATGGCACATCCTATATTTCGTTGCCGGATGATCTTCTTAAAGAAGTCAGCGACCAAACGGGTATTACTGTCTCGACTTGGATGCATGTAAGTACTGGTGGGAGCTTATGGGAAAGACTGTTCGATTTCGGCAAAGGCGAGACAGGACCCTATATTTTTTTAACGAGAAATTTCCGGGGGACTTGCTTTGCAGGAGAAGATTTAGTCGCAGATCCTGGGAGATCCTTTGCTGCTGGTGAATGGGTGCATGTCGGCTTTACAGTGACAGGAACAAAAGGTGGAACACTTAGCAGTGCGGGACCTGTAATTTATGTAAATGGTGAGGTCGTTGCAGATGGAATGATCAGTCAGACTTCTAGCGGTACATATGCTAAGTTACGTGCTTGGTTTGCTACATTTGAGGACCAAATAAATTATAGTAACAATACGATCGGCAAGTCCCAGTACGCTGCAGATGTAGATTTTGGCGGCTCTCTCTCGGACTTCCGTGTATATAAAGCGGGATTAACGCAGGACGAAATCATTGAGATTATGTGTGAATCTTTGACAGATGAAGAGATCGTTAAGCTTGCAAAAGATAAATACTTAACCTTTACAAGCTCGATCATCACCAAAGATATCGAATTGCCAGCTTCGCTCATGGGTGGAAAAGTTGACGTGTCCTGGGTATCCAGTGATTCTGCTATCATTTCTGATAAGGGTGCCCTGAATAAAGCCGTCCAATCTGCTCAAGGCGTAACGCTTACTGCGGTTTTGAAAAAAGGTAACAGTACAGTAGAAAAGAGCTTCACTGTGTCTGTACTTCCAGAAGGTGTACCACCTTACACCTTAACAATCGATGGAAACCATGAGATTTTGGATATTAGCGAAGTTCTATATGGCCTTTTCTATGAGGATATTAATAATGCAGCAGATGGTGGAATTTATGCAGAGCTAGTGCAGAATCGTTCCTTCGAGTCTTTTGCTTTTGACAGTTATTCGCATGTATGTGGTGTGCATGGGACTTCAACGGGTAGAAATTATACGCCTCTGCATGCTTGGTCTGGTGACACAGACAAAATGACGGTTCACAATACAGGTGGATTAAACGATTTTTTCGGAATCGAAGATAAAGATATGAACGCCCATTATGTGACAGTGGCGGATGGCGCCACTATTAATAATAGAGGGTTTGCGGATTCCAATCAGCACTGCTCGATGTTTATTAAGAAGGATGCTAAGTATAACTTCACGATTTGGGCGAAGGCTGAAGCAGCAGGTACTATCACCCTACAATTGCTCGACAAAGACGGAAAAGCTATTAGTGATACTGCGGTAGTTGAGGTGAACGGTGACGGTAACTGGAAGAAATATGGTGTCGATTCTAAGTTTATATTAACAGGATCTGAAACTGTACTCGGTCAGCTGGCTTTAACTTTTAACGGTGAAATTTCTATTGATTTGGTCTCCCTAATGCCGGAAGATGTTTGGGGCGCTGGGGAAGAGGAGCGTTCTGCTACAGCTCATGCTAACTATAAAGGGAATTCGAACTATAGATTGAGAAAAGATTTAGTGAATGCACTCGTTGATCTTCATCCTACATTCTTGCGTTTCCCGGGGGGCTGTATTTCTGAAGGTTCTCACATTTGGGAGAATGTGTACGATTGGAAAGAGTCTGTCAACGATATTGAGCTTCGCAAAGAGAACTATAACGTATGGGGCTACATGATGACCATGGGTCTTGGGTATATGGAGTACTTCCAATTAGCCGAGGATTTGAATGCAACTCCACTGCCAGTTATGGCCTGTGGTGTACTGTGTCAAGCTCGTTCGGATTATGCGAATCCAGCTGGCGGTGCGTTACGGGATTATTATGTGAAGAACTTTACGGATCTGATTGATTTCGCGATTAGCATGGATTTTGACAATAACGAGTGGGCCGCTTTGCGTAAAAAGATGGGCCATGAAGCAGCGTTTGACCTGCGTTA
This Paenibacillus sp. FSL R5-0345 DNA region includes the following protein-coding sequences:
- a CDS encoding GNAT family N-acetyltransferase, which produces MNNHAGFEPTKHDIFTIECKDILLREFRVEDLDEFHALTMQPEIIEFLPDWNVPKEQRRDWLINYEIKENQQFLQAVSADGNIGELRLRLGIILKETGEFIGWCCTGMKDELPAPNREIMYAISKDHRGNGYTTQAAKGLIGYLFEHTSTDVLNAIALVHNTPSNRVIQKCDFDLIDEITIENENYNYYQLSKQNGSTGDIH
- a CDS encoding S-layer homology domain-containing protein, whose amino-acid sequence is MSLKFERVKKRTSLALVVLLLLSMIPQGLLLPKVAGAPSAHVVISQVFGGGGNNGAPYTYDFIELYNPTDFDVDLNDYAVQYASKAGAFTAATSGTVSMTPLTGKVIKSHGFLLIQEAKGANTPADLPVLADVIGNINLSGTEGKVALTSKQAAISGVSDPSVVDFLGFGAANESEGTKLSALSNSTSAQRKSEDGSNTGPGKGAGLDTDNNSTDFVVGPVLAPRNSATPAIVITKSAQPLGQNIQFTNEGTVGMVTGNIASVTADTYVSLYLNDPSTGTVAVTNAVYADASGAFNNLTFDNTGGSTQVYLTAKDLDKAASSPVVIHLAAASAALNPDKLNYYLDSTGGGRIVGAAGAAVPNSTIYSYNSSTNGNRYSNTADGKDYVVAGADGSFTFTFTGGMDDVYVSQLTVTSNGRNLEGPRTVVTKEDTSVITPISTIHTNDSNGKSDKINQVFTIQGVVIGNNELTASNTFYMQDATGGIAVFGTLPTGVTVTQGDLVTVTGAIQFYNGLTEITPTKVVKNGKASIPIPTESTLLDLINYTKAEPLEGTLVQFTGKITNIPAMAGNGYNITVAETVTNKTITVRVTTASGIDVAAKLEKDLTYTFTGIFSQYVSGTTFKSGYQVFPRSIEDVKEVKELALTHQAITQAYVNADIQFAAKAKNADSVMIHYRTIGGVYASLPMNSADGSSYTAHLNSSFVASGNSFEYYVEAKMGEVTKQSGTPDAPFKVSVVEDTFAPEFFEETPMSGTKIEDRQPVISVKYDEPSGLDASTLVVKLDGNTVPASISGDTIMITNSSELAISDHTVVVNVSDNKHNAGTYKWTFTITPIFTGGNHYRGTTHNHTNISHDAAGTPEDALKAAEAHNYDFFAFSDHSHDIDAALVGTDTVDHKGQPERTGGEDWKLTKDLAKQYTKNDSFVVFPAFEMTSTTWGHSNVFGTDNFIDRKQNSGQYQDLSKYYAWVLTYDDIVAQFNHPDMSANAFNNFAPYDKNVDKLFTMFEVGNGSGHYGYANAESKYFKALDLGWHVAPTYGEDNHDGTWGQTNARTVIVSDDLSQESLLQSMRNMRVYMSEDPNFTLDVLANGSYMGATVKGNTLNFSIAGKDDVAEDKSKPEYSYLSSSYKSDDRVAKVELITNGNKIIQTTKPMTKDFTWSPSVEVTGGQQWFVVKVTQMDGEQIYSAPIWSQDVTTDIKISGINIVGNSLVSGSPTTMEAGLTNLGSQDLSNLNVRFYYDVVDTTHLINGVVVPSVLSKGTATAQVLWSNPIQGNHKLIAVVDTPPGDSPEDNQFELDVTIKAALGIKVMIDASHKNENTSTDGGTYKDNLKSFTTQLRQEGYTVVENTGAITAATLTDVKVLMFTHPSAAVTDAESAVIADFVTHGGSLFLTEKSNNGSSKPTISNELLQKIGSTIQVSNDGIFDTSPEGNFWSQPVGTNTYTVRLHPGLVKNYITDRALTVEYYSGASLEKVGHLPLVDTDKVTILVKGNETTYQDKIAAGGNVYDIVDDGVGGSSIPAIASEEVGEGRIIVSGMNFVNDKQLDESYNPKGNNELGLNSINWLAHRDTKIDTIASLKTLPEGAAGVVEGTVVTGSDIFFDAFYVQDATGGIMAFKEVPEKSLVEGDTVRIYGKTKLFENNYELEFDSFAMDVIKTGHTDPVQPLVVTTSQANLENNQGLLVKVKGKIISQFDENSYVIDDGSGPILVFADGYIVKQSGPVPVLAVGDTLVAVGVTGKNTEGTRIRVRNTKELAKGTEDPTPTATVSPEPTESPVVTPIPTATPTPTPIATPTPTATSTATPTPTATSTATPTATSTPTATPTATSTATPTPAPVVTPSPTADPTPPVSVSTATPTPKPTVTPVSTDHSAQLDNGKISVTTEVGKDGVTYDKVSVDANALTKALQAHAQAVLELQVSANPIKIELPLQAFAPTDGSRQGSSLMIQSNGYFYNLPSSVIPSAELISSLGVDIKDITITIVISKVDNQQAGLINQAASQKNGSLLSPAFKFEITAEGNGKTVKINNFGATYVSRGITLDTALDPRVSSGVRFDEASGELVFVPTYFTVTGNKTLADMKRNGNSIYTLIHSEVTFNDIKGHWAQSDIELLASKLIVKGETSTRFAPGQQITRAEFAALLVRSLGLDAQGTAVKFKDVKVSDWFYGAVAAATDAKIINGFEDNSFHPLAPISREEMAVMTLRALTYAGYTSSASNPSNVLASYKDKGSIGSWAEASVSELIANQVMNGMTETTFAPKALASRAQAVKILKQSLQSIKFIN
- a CDS encoding alpha-L-arabinofuranosidase C-terminal domain-containing protein, which codes for MNNDNSNKFINGNLIAHYKFDNPDHVGQDCSGNGNDGTALGTKLPIIQTVAGRRAVSLAGGEHGTSYISLPDDLLKEVSDQTGITVSTWMHVSTGGSLWERLFDFGKGETGPYIFLTRNFRGTCFAGEDLVADPGRSFAAGEWVHVGFTVTGTKGGTLSSAGPVIYVNGEVVADGMISQTSSGTYAKLRAWFATFEDQINYSNNTIGKSQYAADVDFGGSLSDFRVYKAGLTQDEIIEIMCESLTDEEIVKLAKDKYLTFTSSIITKDIELPASLMGGKVDVSWVSSDSAIISDKGALNKAVQSAQGVTLTAVLKKGNSTVEKSFTVSVLPEGVPPYTLTIDGNHEILDISEVLYGLFYEDINNAADGGIYAELVQNRSFESFAFDSYSHVCGVHGTSTGRNYTPLHAWSGDTDKMTVHNTGGLNDFFGIEDKDMNAHYVTVADGATINNRGFADSNQHCSMFIKKDAKYNFTIWAKAEAAGTITLQLLDKDGKAISDTAVVEVNGDGNWKKYGVDSKFILTGSETVLGQLALTFNGEISIDLVSLMPEDVWGAGEEERSATAHANYKGNSNYRLRKDLVNALVDLHPTFLRFPGGCISEGSHIWENVYDWKESVNDIELRKENYNVWGYMMTMGLGYMEYFQLAEDLNATPLPVMACGVLCQARSDYANPAGGALRDYYVKNFTDLIDFAISMDFDNNEWAALRKKMGHEAAFDLRYLGVGNENWGTEFFANFEYFKTTIDEYMVKNYPDHELTILSTVGAQADDDAYQQGWKFLSGNLQGSEQISFTDGTSSIEETVTWYEKQKNYMDTIADEHYYRSNEYLLENADRYNYYYRAYKEDGSLDEAETSKVFVGEYASTDKNTLAGAIAEAAIMSSFENNSDVIRLAATAPLFNKVLTDGTYRWTPDCIWFDDETVWYTPNYYVQQLYAKYLGTKVVGTSFSTYRNGEKVDLIPHGGIEVAAGKASVIVKRVKVTSNTDGSILFEQDFTQPLHEAWKVIPGSAGYTIDPSKGLVLKAQNSGLNGLYILNDAWTNYRAEVIAEKASGEDGFYVGAGLTDISPENKDVIEYAIGYNGDATGVKVFKQGIEAYTLGDYSSSTAAGNLRASCYEELTDHTEYCITVNYGGADGKHLICSYTDGKTTSKVLDYKLEAYNREVYNSVTKDDKHLYVKLVNADRVEKATKLNLKGLNVATAGKWITLTGDASLVHTPNVNRKNDEKVTPFETEIVVDKDTAIVNLAAHSVNVIVLDLV